The Zobellia alginiliquefaciens genome contains a region encoding:
- a CDS encoding SIMPL domain-containing protein (The SIMPL domain is named for its presence in mouse protein SIMPL (signalling molecule that associates with mouse pelle-like kinase). Bacterial member BP26, from Brucella, was shown to assemble into a channel-like structure, while YggE from E. coli has been associated with resistance to oxidative stress.): MKKLITSITLIAFSFMAFAQNNFQNNINVNGSYEYSITPEYSSKMIVSLTNVYYDAQTMSLDEIKSGYREKLQKAGIDMDLLKERPLYYSLLGYEKEGTVFEFTTKSLEEMQKFLNVKAIGVTRSDTTLDAKLSDKQMADYAKLAFDNAQAKAKAIADKIGRKIGKAIYISDTNSEKITESMYYGNTQKERTYFVSVSFELL; encoded by the coding sequence ATGAAAAAATTAATAACAAGTATTACCCTAATAGCCTTCTCATTTATGGCTTTTGCACAAAACAATTTTCAAAATAACATTAACGTTAATGGTTCTTACGAATATAGTATTACACCTGAGTATTCAAGTAAAATGATCGTGAGTCTAACCAATGTATACTATGATGCTCAAACTATGAGCCTTGACGAAATAAAATCTGGTTACCGCGAAAAATTGCAAAAAGCCGGTATAGATATGGACCTGCTTAAAGAAAGACCGTTATACTATTCTCTTTTGGGGTATGAAAAAGAAGGCACTGTGTTTGAGTTTACAACAAAATCTCTTGAAGAGATGCAAAAATTCCTTAATGTAAAAGCTATTGGCGTTACCCGTTCAGACACTACTCTTGACGCGAAATTAAGCGACAAACAGATGGCCGACTATGCAAAACTTGCTTTTGATAACGCCCAGGCCAAAGCAAAAGCTATAGCAGATAAAATTGGACGCAAAATAGGTAAGGCTATTTATATTAGTGATACCAATTCAGAGAAAATAACAGAATCCATGTACTATGGGAACACTCAAAAAGAGAGAACATATTTTGTTTCCGTTTCCTTTGAATTATTGTAA
- a CDS encoding PQQ-dependent sugar dehydrogenase: MKKTVLLILVGLTFMACKETKNVSKEEKEELANSGSTTVETAIGPLELVAPFSSKSVTKESKIIDWPKGKTPIAPDGFDVSRFADGLKHPRWTYIAPNKDIFVAESDTKNSANQITLLRDSDQDGTVDERHIFKEGLNQNFGMLVIDDFFYVANTDGLYRYPYKAGQEKLEGDGEKIVELSASGYNNHWTRNIITNRDRNKIYISVGSASNVGEQGMEKEERRANILEVNLDGTGEIIYAAGLRNPVGMDWNPVTGELWTAVNERDKIGNNLVPDYITSVEKGGWYGWPYSYYGSVKDPRWEDDPHQNMVDKAIVPDVPVGNHTASLGLTFYGADQFPSKYKNGAFVGQHGSWNRAVFSGYKVIFVPFVDGKPQPPEDFLSGFIADEEASEVYGRPVCVAVATDGSLLVNDDDGGIIWRIAAK; this comes from the coding sequence ATGAAAAAAACAGTACTACTCATATTAGTTGGTCTTACCTTTATGGCATGTAAGGAAACAAAAAATGTTTCAAAAGAAGAAAAAGAAGAATTGGCCAATAGCGGTTCTACTACCGTTGAAACGGCCATAGGTCCTTTAGAACTTGTAGCGCCTTTTTCATCTAAATCGGTTACCAAGGAAAGCAAAATAATAGATTGGCCCAAGGGTAAGACTCCAATAGCTCCAGATGGCTTTGACGTGTCTCGGTTTGCAGATGGACTAAAGCATCCTAGATGGACGTACATTGCGCCTAATAAAGACATATTTGTGGCGGAATCGGATACGAAAAATAGTGCGAATCAAATTACACTACTTAGAGATTCCGATCAAGATGGCACGGTTGACGAGCGCCATATTTTTAAGGAGGGATTAAACCAGAACTTTGGAATGTTGGTTATAGATGATTTTTTCTATGTAGCCAATACAGATGGATTATATCGTTACCCATACAAAGCAGGTCAGGAGAAATTAGAGGGTGATGGTGAAAAAATTGTAGAGCTATCGGCAAGTGGTTACAATAATCATTGGACACGAAATATTATCACGAACCGAGACCGCAATAAAATTTATATCTCCGTTGGCTCTGCAAGTAATGTGGGCGAACAAGGAATGGAAAAGGAAGAACGCCGTGCTAATATTCTGGAGGTAAATTTAGACGGAACAGGAGAAATTATATATGCAGCTGGCTTAAGAAACCCGGTTGGTATGGACTGGAACCCGGTTACGGGAGAGTTGTGGACTGCCGTAAACGAACGTGATAAAATTGGGAACAATCTAGTGCCCGATTATATTACAAGTGTAGAAAAGGGCGGTTGGTACGGTTGGCCATATAGCTATTATGGTAGTGTTAAAGACCCACGTTGGGAAGATGACCCGCACCAAAATATGGTAGATAAAGCTATTGTTCCAGATGTGCCGGTCGGGAACCATACTGCTTCTTTAGGGCTGACTTTTTACGGAGCGGACCAATTCCCTTCAAAATATAAGAACGGAGCTTTTGTGGGTCAGCACGGTTCATGGAATAGGGCGGTTTTTTCTGGCTATAAAGTAATTTTTGTACCATTTGTAGATGGTAAACCACAACCACCAGAAGATTTTTTGAGTGGTTTTATAGCGGACGAAGAAGCGAGTGAGGTGTATGGAAGACCTGTATGCGTGGCAGTTGCAACAGATGGTTCGCTTCTGGTTAATGATGATGACGGTGGGATTATATGGCGAATTGCAGCCAAATAA
- the dnaG gene encoding DNA primase, with protein MISKTTIDKVYETARLEEVIGDFVQLKKSGSNFKGLSPFSDERTPSFMVSPVKQIWKDFSSGKGGNVVAFLMEHEHFTYPEAIKYLAKKYNIEIEETERTDEQKQEANERESMYLVSEFAQKHFAHMLWDTELGKAIGLSYFKERGFTEETIKKFNLGYCLDQWDGFTKAAFEEGYKLKYLEQTGLTIVKEDAQNPNSPKTFDRFKGRVMFPIHSMSGRVLGFGGRILGNDKKAAKYLNSPESDIYHKSKVLYGIYHAKQAIAKEDNCYLVEGYTDVIQFYQRGIHNVVSSSGTALTPEQIRLINRLTKNITVLFDGDAAGLRASLRGIDLILEQGMNVKVCTFPEGEDPDSFSKNNALEDVQEYLEEKSQDFIQFKAGLLAQEAANDPIKRADTVRDIVQSISKIPDAIKREIYIQECANIMKVSEGVLFTTLAQMGKKGATDVLKKQQPEQKAFDVVKNEVPQEKVDVQYLLERKIIELLLLYGSEKEEFEDLVLKESEAGDLVLEPESIEAKVYEKIFLDLQDDEIELANEQFRQIYYKLIEALNQEEDFTISTFLSTLDQQLVSEISSILMEEEKYVLHSWERKDIYPKEKKVGVAQLVSETILTLRCFLIKKRMTALQDNTKESQQDHRETLEEIMNYLQLNKLLNKKLNRVFS; from the coding sequence TTGATTTCAAAAACAACAATTGATAAAGTCTACGAAACTGCCCGTTTAGAGGAGGTTATCGGAGATTTTGTGCAACTCAAAAAATCAGGTTCTAACTTTAAGGGGCTTAGTCCGTTTTCAGATGAGCGTACACCTAGTTTTATGGTGTCTCCCGTAAAACAGATTTGGAAGGATTTTAGTAGTGGAAAAGGAGGTAACGTGGTCGCGTTTTTAATGGAACACGAACACTTCACCTATCCTGAAGCCATAAAATACTTGGCTAAAAAATATAATATTGAAATAGAGGAGACCGAGCGTACCGATGAACAGAAGCAAGAAGCCAATGAGCGCGAAAGCATGTATTTGGTTTCGGAATTCGCTCAGAAACATTTTGCCCATATGTTATGGGATACCGAATTGGGTAAGGCCATTGGTCTCAGTTATTTTAAGGAAAGAGGTTTTACAGAAGAAACGATAAAGAAATTCAACCTAGGGTATTGTCTTGATCAGTGGGATGGATTTACAAAAGCTGCTTTTGAGGAAGGGTACAAGTTAAAGTACCTAGAACAAACAGGCCTAACCATAGTAAAAGAAGATGCGCAAAATCCTAACAGCCCTAAAACATTTGATCGGTTTAAAGGAAGGGTAATGTTTCCTATTCACTCTATGAGCGGTAGAGTGCTTGGTTTTGGAGGGCGTATTTTGGGTAATGACAAAAAAGCTGCTAAGTATCTGAACTCCCCGGAAAGTGATATTTATCATAAGAGTAAAGTGCTTTATGGCATTTATCATGCTAAACAAGCAATAGCTAAGGAGGATAATTGTTATTTGGTAGAAGGGTATACAGATGTTATTCAGTTTTATCAAAGAGGAATTCACAATGTAGTTTCGTCAAGTGGTACGGCACTAACACCGGAGCAAATTAGATTAATTAACCGGCTGACTAAAAATATCACCGTTCTTTTTGATGGTGATGCGGCAGGATTAAGAGCTTCTCTTCGTGGAATTGATTTGATCTTGGAACAGGGTATGAACGTGAAAGTCTGCACTTTCCCTGAAGGAGAGGACCCTGATAGTTTTTCAAAAAATAATGCGCTAGAAGATGTACAGGAGTATTTAGAAGAGAAATCACAGGATTTTATTCAGTTTAAAGCTGGTTTGTTGGCTCAAGAAGCGGCCAATGATCCAATAAAAAGAGCGGATACGGTTCGTGATATTGTACAGAGTATATCCAAGATACCTGATGCTATTAAGCGAGAAATCTACATTCAGGAGTGTGCTAACATCATGAAGGTCTCAGAAGGTGTATTGTTTACGACCTTGGCTCAAATGGGTAAAAAAGGGGCTACAGATGTTTTAAAAAAGCAACAACCGGAGCAGAAGGCGTTTGATGTTGTCAAGAATGAAGTACCGCAAGAAAAGGTAGATGTACAGTATTTGTTAGAGCGAAAAATTATTGAACTTTTGCTGTTGTACGGAAGTGAAAAAGAAGAGTTTGAAGATTTGGTACTCAAGGAAAGTGAAGCTGGTGATTTGGTTTTGGAGCCTGAATCTATTGAGGCCAAGGTTTATGAAAAGATTTTTTTAGACTTACAGGACGATGAGATTGAATTGGCAAATGAACAATTCCGCCAAATTTATTATAAGCTTATTGAAGCGTTGAACCAAGAAGAGGATTTTACAATTAGTACATTTTTGAGCACCTTGGATCAGCAGTTGGTTTCAGAAATATCTTCTATTCTAATGGAGGAAGAAAAATACGTTTTGCATAGTTGGGAAAGAAAGGATATCTATCCCAAAGAAAAGAAAGTTGGTGTAGCGCAATTGGTTAGTGAGACTATTTTAACATTACGCTGTTTCTTAATAAAAAAGCGGATGACGGCTTTACAAGATAATACAAAAGAAAGTCAGCAAGACCACAGGGAGACTCTAGAGGAAATTATGAATTATTTACAGCTCAACAAACTGCTCAACAAAAAGCTGAACCGTGTTTTTTCTTAA
- a CDS encoding response regulator produces the protein MIKVLIADNHPIIRMGVTNVLESANGFEIVGAVSTTSELFDKLETSSPDVVMLEMDIPEINGIATLRKIKKEHPSVKVLMYSGQSEDVYALSTIRAGAFGYLSKASDIDYIITAVKKVSEGNMFITNELAQRLAFDEGTQKPRRFFRKLSTREVEVLKLLASGKRNKDVAIGLNLNEKTVSTYKARLMKKLNVDNMVDLLQQAKALELY, from the coding sequence ATGATTAAAGTATTAATTGCAGACAACCATCCCATTATTAGAATGGGAGTGACTAATGTTCTTGAATCTGCTAATGGATTTGAAATAGTGGGAGCGGTATCCACTACTTCTGAGCTCTTCGACAAATTGGAGACCTCTAGTCCTGATGTAGTAATGCTGGAGATGGACATTCCGGAAATTAACGGAATTGCCACGCTGCGAAAAATCAAAAAAGAACACCCAAGTGTGAAGGTATTAATGTATAGCGGTCAATCTGAAGACGTATATGCACTTAGTACTATTCGCGCAGGTGCCTTTGGATATCTTTCAAAAGCCTCAGACATAGACTACATCATAACAGCAGTGAAAAAAGTAAGCGAAGGCAACATGTTCATTACAAATGAACTAGCTCAACGTTTAGCTTTTGATGAAGGTACCCAAAAACCTAGAAGGTTCTTTAGAAAACTTTCTACTCGTGAGGTTGAGGTACTTAAATTATTGGCTAGCGGAAAGCGTAACAAAGATGTAGCCATCGGTTTGAACTTAAACGAAAAAACAGTGAGTACCTACAAGGCTCGTTTGATGAAAAAATTAAACGTAGACAATATGGTAGATCTTTTGCAACAAGCAAAGGCACTAGAACTTTATTAA
- the nadE gene encoding NAD(+) synthase — translation MHTEKVVDYIVNWLKEYAVNAKMKGFVIGISGGIDSAVTSTLCAKTGLELMCLEMPIHQAANQVTRASDHIDCLQNNFDKVKRQPVNLTPVFDSLIEALPKVENEEDRFMSLANTRARLRMTTLYYFAALEGYLVAGTGNKVEDFGVGFYTKYGDGGVDLSPIADLLKTQVYEIAKYLNINTDIQKAAPTDGLWGDDRTDEDQIGASYPELEWAMKMQDEGKNLSDFTGREKEVFLIYTRYNSANQHKMNPIPVCEIPDALF, via the coding sequence ATGCACACAGAAAAGGTAGTAGATTACATAGTAAATTGGTTAAAAGAATATGCAGTAAATGCAAAAATGAAGGGTTTTGTCATAGGAATATCAGGAGGAATAGACTCTGCCGTTACATCTACCCTCTGTGCCAAAACAGGCCTTGAGCTCATGTGCTTGGAAATGCCAATTCACCAAGCTGCAAATCAAGTTACCCGTGCATCGGACCATATTGATTGTCTTCAGAATAATTTTGACAAGGTAAAAAGACAGCCTGTTAACCTTACTCCGGTTTTCGATAGTCTTATAGAAGCGTTGCCCAAGGTAGAAAATGAAGAAGACCGTTTTATGTCTTTGGCCAATACCCGAGCACGTTTACGCATGACAACGCTTTATTATTTTGCGGCACTCGAAGGTTATCTTGTTGCTGGAACCGGAAATAAGGTAGAAGACTTCGGTGTAGGATTTTACACCAAATATGGGGATGGTGGGGTTGATTTGAGCCCAATTGCCGATTTATTAAAAACACAGGTGTATGAAATTGCCAAGTACCTGAATATCAATACAGACATTCAAAAAGCCGCCCCCACTGATGGCCTATGGGGAGACGACAGGACTGATGAAGATCAGATAGGAGCAAGTTATCCGGAACTGGAATGGGCCATGAAAATGCAAGATGAAGGAAAAAACTTGAGCGATTTTACGGGCAGGGAGAAGGAAGTATTCCTAATTTATACGAGATACAACTCAGCTAACCAGCACAAGATGAACCCTATACCCGTTTGCGAAATACCTGATGCTCTTTTTTAG
- the gldB gene encoding gliding motility lipoprotein GldB → MYRKLLCKHVAIFAIFTISFLFLACNEGPKVSEDVQKINVELKVDRFDAEFAGATSENLSVLKNKYPYLFPAQYTDSVWVAKMKDTIQVELLSEVQNAFSDFSREEQSLELLFKHIKYYFPKFEVPKVVTVTSDVDYSNRVILTDTMLLIGLDNYLGPDHRFYRDIQKYISADLDEQYIDVDVASAFAKKVVPRPQERTFLAQLIYYGKELYLKEKLLPLATDAQKIHYSETQYAWSEANEQPIWRNFIENEYLYSTDNTLARRFLDPAPFSKFGLELDNESPGRVGRYLGWQVVRAFMDRNEVTLQQMLSLPAEEIFKKSNYKPKK, encoded by the coding sequence ATGTATCGGAAATTACTTTGCAAACATGTGGCTATTTTTGCCATTTTTACAATTTCATTCTTGTTTTTAGCATGTAATGAGGGTCCAAAGGTCTCCGAAGATGTTCAGAAGATAAATGTAGAATTAAAGGTTGATAGGTTTGATGCGGAATTTGCGGGCGCTACATCGGAAAATCTATCGGTTTTAAAGAACAAGTACCCATATCTATTTCCTGCTCAATATACAGATAGTGTTTGGGTGGCAAAAATGAAAGATACTATTCAGGTTGAATTGTTGTCTGAGGTACAAAATGCATTTTCTGATTTCTCACGGGAGGAACAGAGTTTAGAACTCCTGTTTAAGCATATTAAATATTACTTTCCAAAATTTGAAGTACCCAAAGTGGTTACCGTAACTTCTGATGTGGATTACAGCAATCGTGTAATCCTAACGGATACGATGCTACTTATTGGGTTGGATAATTACCTTGGGCCCGATCACCGGTTTTATCGTGATATTCAGAAATATATTAGTGCAGATTTAGACGAACAATATATAGATGTTGATGTGGCCAGCGCTTTTGCAAAGAAAGTAGTCCCTAGACCACAAGAGAGGACCTTTCTTGCTCAGCTTATTTATTACGGAAAGGAATTGTACTTAAAGGAGAAACTGCTCCCTTTGGCGACTGATGCCCAAAAAATACATTATTCAGAGACGCAGTATGCATGGTCAGAGGCAAACGAGCAGCCCATTTGGCGTAATTTTATTGAGAACGAATATTTGTATAGTACGGATAATACGTTGGCACGACGCTTCCTAGATCCTGCTCCGTTTTCCAAATTTGGATTGGAGTTGGATAATGAATCGCCAGGACGCGTTGGGCGATATTTAGGTTGGCAGGTAGTGCGTGCTTTTATGGATAGGAATGAGGTAACGTTACAGCAGATGCTGAGCTTACCGGCAGAGGAAATATTTAAAAAATCTAATTACAAACCGAAAAAATAA
- the gldC gene encoding gliding motility protein GldC, translating into MADLHTSEITLTVGLDENRVPEELTWSAQDGGINNEKAKAMLLSVWDSKNQESLKIDLWTKDMPVDEMKIFFHQTLVSLSDTFMKATQDEKMTATMKDFCDYFAEKLELK; encoded by the coding sequence ATGGCAGATCTTCATACTTCAGAAATAACTTTAACAGTAGGGTTAGATGAAAATCGTGTTCCGGAAGAACTTACATGGTCGGCACAAGATGGTGGAATAAACAATGAAAAAGCTAAGGCTATGCTTTTATCCGTATGGGATAGCAAAAATCAAGAGTCACTTAAAATTGACCTTTGGACCAAAGATATGCCCGTAGATGAGATGAAAATATTCTTTCACCAGACTTTGGTTTCGTTGTCGGATACGTTTATGAAAGCCACTCAAGATGAAAAAATGACGGCTACCATGAAGGATTTCTGTGATTATTTTGCGGAAAAGCTAGAGCTGAAATAA
- a CDS encoding pirin family protein: MKSTLHKANTRGHANHGWLNSYHSFSFANYHNPDRMNFGVLRVLNDDEVAAGMGFGTHGHSNMEIISIPLEGDLEHKDDMGNTTVIRQGDIQAMSAGSGIQHSEKNKSRDELVKFLQIWIIPNKVNVTPRYDQITLSENSLKNRLHQIVSPNADDESIWIHQNAWFHMGEFDKTQTSNYTLKDQNNGIYIFLLEGKCTVKDMVLERRDGLAIEDTPIIDITYNANSKILLMEVPMAN, from the coding sequence ATGAAAAGTACACTTCACAAAGCAAATACTCGAGGCCATGCCAACCATGGATGGCTCAATAGCTACCATAGCTTTAGTTTTGCCAATTACCACAATCCGGACCGCATGAATTTTGGTGTTTTAAGGGTGCTAAATGATGATGAAGTAGCCGCCGGCATGGGTTTTGGAACTCACGGACATAGCAATATGGAAATAATTTCCATTCCGTTAGAAGGCGATTTAGAGCATAAAGACGACATGGGGAACACTACGGTCATTCGCCAAGGCGATATACAGGCCATGAGCGCAGGCTCAGGAATTCAGCATAGTGAAAAGAACAAAAGTCGGGACGAATTGGTGAAGTTCCTACAGATCTGGATTATTCCCAACAAGGTAAATGTTACACCCCGTTATGACCAGATTACACTATCTGAAAACAGTTTAAAAAACCGATTGCATCAAATTGTATCTCCCAATGCTGATGATGAAAGCATTTGGATTCACCAAAACGCTTGGTTTCATATGGGAGAATTTGATAAAACACAGACAAGCAACTACACCCTAAAAGACCAAAACAACGGAATCTACATTTTCCTCTTGGAAGGAAAATGCACCGTAAAGGATATGGTATTAGAAAGAAGGGATGGCCTTGCCATTGAAGACACTCCCATAATTGACATCACTTATAATGCAAACTCAAAAATTCTCTTAATGGAAGTACCCATGGCAAACTAG
- the bla gene encoding subclass B1 metallo-beta-lactamase, whose translation MNSKPTILLAFFFAVLLGCKSQNTGITYNSETLKIIPISKKSFIHVSYLQTDDFGKVACNGLIYMNEGEAVVFDTPVDIETSDELIDWITKTKKQSIKAVVINHFHDDCLGGVEAFHQLNIPSYANHKTIELAKREGNAIPQIGFDGKNELMLGKQKIINRHFGEAHTKDNIVSYIPSEHLLFGGCPVKSLNATKGYLGDANINEWSNTVNNIKIAYPDLKIVIPGHGDYGDVELLDYTISLFKTE comes from the coding sequence ATGAATTCCAAACCAACTATATTACTAGCTTTCTTTTTTGCTGTTCTATTGGGATGTAAGTCACAAAACACAGGTATAACTTACAATAGCGAAACCCTAAAAATCATCCCCATTTCCAAAAAGAGTTTTATTCATGTCTCTTATTTACAAACCGATGATTTTGGAAAAGTGGCCTGTAACGGATTAATCTATATGAATGAGGGCGAAGCAGTGGTTTTTGACACACCCGTAGATATTGAAACCTCTGACGAACTTATTGATTGGATTACCAAAACAAAAAAGCAATCCATAAAAGCTGTGGTTATAAATCACTTTCATGATGATTGCCTTGGCGGCGTTGAGGCTTTTCACCAATTGAACATTCCCTCCTACGCCAACCATAAAACAATTGAACTTGCTAAAAGAGAAGGAAACGCTATTCCACAAATCGGTTTTGATGGCAAAAACGAGCTTATGCTAGGCAAGCAAAAAATAATAAACAGACATTTTGGGGAGGCACACACCAAAGACAATATTGTTAGTTATATACCCAGTGAACATTTGCTTTTTGGCGGATGCCCCGTAAAATCTTTAAACGCCACCAAGGGCTATCTTGGTGATGCCAATATTAACGAGTGGAGCAATACTGTCAACAATATAAAAATAGCATACCCTGACCTAAAAATTGTTATTCCAGGGCATGGGGATTATGGAGATGTTGAACTATTGGACTATACTATTTCACTTTTCAAAACTGAGTGA
- a CDS encoding GTPase produces the protein MKDSVIQKLVFIYNANSGLKSSLLDSAHKILSPSTYDCNLCDITFGVFTENKVWRKFREETDLEMEFLHKDEYQKQYASKFGNKFTFPIILAQTSDDLQVFVGTEEMNAIESSESLVKVIQERVGA, from the coding sequence ATGAAAGATTCAGTTATTCAAAAACTTGTTTTTATCTATAATGCGAACTCGGGACTTAAGAGTTCGCTTTTGGATAGTGCACACAAAATATTGAGCCCAAGTACGTACGATTGTAATTTGTGCGATATTACGTTTGGAGTTTTTACGGAGAATAAGGTCTGGAGGAAATTTAGAGAAGAAACTGATTTGGAAATGGAGTTTTTGCATAAAGATGAATACCAAAAACAGTATGCCTCTAAGTTTGGGAACAAGTTTACCTTTCCCATCATACTTGCGCAAACATCAGATGATTTACAAGTGTTTGTTGGTACTGAAGAAATGAATGCTATTGAAAGTTCAGAATCTCTAGTTAAAGTTATTCAGGAAAGGGTAGGGGCTTAA
- the yihA gene encoding ribosome biogenesis GTP-binding protein YihA/YsxC, which translates to MNIKSANFVISNTDVAKCPKEPLPEYAFIGRSNVGKSSLINRLTERKSLAKTSGRPGKTQLINHFKINENWFLVDLPGYGYARVSKKSKKTFQKYITDYFVKREQLVCAFVLVDIRHEPQKIDMEFMEWLGENSIPFCIIFTKADKLKPKAIEKNVNSYISELLNGIWEEAPQYFITSSSKGYGRDDVLDFIDNINTDFFKATKN; encoded by the coding sequence GTGAATATTAAATCGGCAAATTTTGTAATCAGTAATACCGATGTAGCCAAATGCCCCAAAGAGCCACTGCCAGAATACGCCTTTATTGGCCGGTCTAATGTTGGTAAATCTTCATTAATCAATAGACTAACGGAAAGAAAGAGTCTGGCAAAGACCTCAGGACGACCGGGAAAGACCCAGCTGATCAATCATTTTAAAATAAATGAAAATTGGTTTCTGGTAGATTTACCAGGTTATGGTTACGCCCGAGTTTCCAAGAAGAGCAAAAAGACCTTTCAAAAGTATATAACGGATTATTTTGTAAAACGAGAACAGCTTGTATGTGCTTTTGTTCTAGTTGACATACGACACGAGCCACAAAAAATAGATATGGAATTTATGGAGTGGCTGGGCGAAAACAGTATCCCGTTCTGTATTATCTTCACCAAAGCAGATAAACTGAAGCCAAAAGCCATAGAAAAAAATGTAAACAGTTACATCTCCGAACTATTGAACGGCATTTGGGAGGAAGCTCCACAGTATTTCATTACCTCATCGTCAAAAGGCTATGGCCGAGATGACGTTCTTGATTTTATAGACAACATAAATACAGATTTTTTCAAGGCGACTAAAAATTAA
- a CDS encoding alpha/beta fold hydrolase: MEENLIKEGKFRYIEIGEGTPIIILHGLMGGLSNFHGVTEYFPKKGYKVLIPELPIYDMPMLKTNVKQFAKFLAKFIEFKGLSDVILLGNSLGGHIGLLHTKLYPKLVKALIITGSSGLYESAMGDGYPRRGDYEFIKKKAQDVFYDPAIATKEIVDEVFATVNDRSKIIKTLAIAKSAIRHNMANDLPKMHTPICIIWGENDSVTPPDVADLFHELLPDSDLYWIEKCGHAPMMEHPEKFNEVLDTWLTKRKF, from the coding sequence ATGGAAGAAAATTTAATTAAGGAAGGAAAATTCCGGTATATAGAGATAGGAGAAGGAACCCCTATCATTATTTTACACGGTCTTATGGGAGGGCTTAGCAATTTTCACGGTGTTACTGAATATTTTCCCAAAAAGGGATATAAGGTACTCATACCGGAACTACCCATTTACGACATGCCGATGCTTAAAACAAATGTGAAGCAATTTGCAAAGTTTTTAGCAAAATTCATTGAATTTAAAGGGCTTAGCGACGTAATTTTATTAGGAAACTCCCTTGGCGGACATATTGGTCTTCTACACACCAAGCTCTACCCCAAACTAGTTAAAGCCCTAATTATAACAGGAAGTTCAGGATTGTACGAAAGTGCCATGGGAGATGGTTACCCAAGACGAGGTGATTACGAATTTATCAAGAAAAAGGCACAAGATGTTTTTTATGACCCGGCCATAGCCACCAAAGAAATTGTAGACGAAGTTTTTGCAACCGTAAACGATAGGTCAAAAATAATCAAAACACTAGCCATTGCTAAAAGTGCCATTCGTCATAATATGGCAAATGACCTTCCTAAAATGCATACACCAATATGTATTATTTGGGGAGAGAACGACAGCGTAACCCCTCCAGATGTAGCAGACCTTTTTCATGAATTACTTCCAGATTCGGACCTATATTGGATTGAAAAATGTGGTCACGCCCCTATGATGGAGCACCCGGAAAAATTCAACGAAGTGCTAGATACTTGGCTCACAAAGCGTAAGTTTTAA
- the mraZ gene encoding division/cell wall cluster transcriptional repressor MraZ — MVNFIGTYDCKADAKGRVMIPVALKNQMSPILSQSFVIKRSVFQPCLELYPMEEWNLLMTKMNKKNRFKKKNNDFIRRFSAGVKVIEIDATGRMLIPKNLVEIANISKEVVLSSAINIIEIWDKDSYEKVLEETAEDFAELAEEVMGDDGDDESYVS, encoded by the coding sequence GTGGTTAATTTCATTGGGACATACGATTGTAAGGCCGATGCCAAAGGTAGGGTAATGATACCAGTTGCCCTAAAAAATCAGATGTCTCCTATTTTGAGCCAAAGTTTTGTAATCAAAAGATCTGTTTTTCAGCCTTGTTTAGAATTATATCCAATGGAGGAGTGGAATCTTCTTATGACGAAAATGAACAAGAAAAACCGTTTCAAGAAAAAGAACAACGATTTTATCCGTCGTTTTTCTGCTGGTGTAAAGGTTATTGAAATTGATGCAACAGGTAGAATGTTGATTCCTAAAAACCTCGTGGAGATTGCGAATATCTCCAAAGAGGTGGTTTTAAGTTCGGCAATCAATATTATTGAAATTTGGGACAAGGATAGTTACGAGAAAGTATTGGAAGAAACTGCAGAGGATTTTGCCGAGTTGGCAGAAGAGGTGATGGGAGATGACGGAGATGACGAAAGCTATGTATCATAA